Proteins encoded in a region of the Zea mays cultivar B73 chromosome 2, Zm-B73-REFERENCE-NAM-5.0, whole genome shotgun sequence genome:
- the LOC100285780 gene encoding growth regulator like protein, producing MGRKPDAVAKSYHSGGGGAAASSPRAARKASPSPVFLGTALFVLGFVSLFTGHVVTDADWARIRSRWRPKQHRNYEPIDIWESKYSSMYYGCSERSTGFRSAVPENSSTGYLLIATSGGLNQQRIGITDAVVVAWILNATLVVPELDHHSFWKDDSDFSDIFDVEWFISHLSKDVTIVKRIPYEVMLSMDKLPWTMRAPRKSVPEFYIDEVLPILMRRRALQLTKFDYRLTSDLDEDLQKLRCRVNFHALKFTSSIHAMGQKLVQKLRLMNTRYVAIHLRFEPDMLAFSGCYYGGGEKERKELGEIRKRWDTLPELSAEDERSRGKCPLTPHEVGLMLRALGFGNDTLLYVASGEIYGGDSTLQPLRGLFPNFYTKEKLAGDDLNPFLPFSSRLAAIDFIVCDESDVFVTNNNGNMAKVLAGRRRYMGHKRTIRPNAKKLNVLFQTRNQLSWDTFSRKVQRVQRGLMGEPDDIRPKQDDFHEFPSSCICSRKPGNISATT from the exons ATGGGAAGGAAGCCTGACGCGGTAGCCAAATCGTATCATTCCGGTGGCGGCGGCGCTGCCGCCTCCTCGCCGAGGGCAGCGAGGAAGGCGTCGCCTTCTCCGGTGTTCCTGGGAACCGCGCTGTTCGTTCTAGGGTTTGTGTCCCTCTTTACGGGACACGTggtcaccgacgctgactgggcgcGGATCCGCAGTCGATGGCGACCTAAACAG CATAGAAACTACGAACCTATCGATATTTGGGAATCCAAGTATTCCAGCATGTACTACGGATGCAGCGAGAGAAGCACGGGTTTCAGAT CTGCTGTGCCAGAGAACAGTTCCACTGGTTACTTGTTGATTGCTACTAGTGGGGGCCTGAATCAGCAGCGCATAGGG ATAACAGATGCTGTTGTAGTTGCCTGGATTTTGAATGCCACACTTGTTGTACCTGAGTTAGACCACCACTCGTTCTGGAAAGACGACAG TGACTTCTCTGACATTTTTGACGTGGAGTGGTTCATTTCCCACCTATCGAAGGATGTAACTATTGTCAAAAGGATCCCTTATGAAGTAATGTTGTCAATGGATAAACTACCATGGACTATGCGCGCACCTAGGAAATCGGTGCCTGAGTTTTATATTGATGAAGTTCTGCCAATACTCATGCGAAGGCGA GCTTTGCAATTAACAAAGTTTGATTATAGGCTCACTAGCGATCTTGATGAAGATTTGCAAAAGTTACGTTGCCGAGTAAATTTTCATGCTTTAAAATTTACGAGTTCTATACACGCCATGGGTCAGAAACTTGTTCAAAAGCTGAGACTAATGAACACACGATATGTCGCCATTCATTTGAG GTTTGAACCTGACATGCTTGCATTTTCTGGCTGTTACTACGGTGGCGGTGAAAAAGAAAGAAAGGAATTGGGTGAAATTAGGAAACGATGGGATACATTACCT GAGTTGAGTGCTGAAGATGAACGCAGCAGAGGAAAATGTCCACTGACTCCTCATGAAGTCGGGTTAATGCTCCGAGCTCTTGGTTTTGGCAACGATACACTTCTGTATGTTGCTTCTGGAGAAATATATGGTGGAGATAGTACTCTCCAACCTCTTAGGGGACTCTTCCCAAATTTCTATACTAAGGAGAAGCTTGCTGGGGATGATTTAAATCCCTTCCTTCCTTTTTCTTCACGGCTGGCTGCAATTGACTTCATTGTTTGTGATGAGAGTGATGTCTTTGTTACGAATAATAATGGGAACATGGCCAAAGTTTTAGCTGGACGGAG GCGATACATGGGCCACAAGAGAACTATTCGCCCAAATGCAAAGAAACTCAATGTACTATTTCAAACACGGAATCAATTGAGCTGGGATACCTTTTCACGGAAGGTACAGAGAGTTCAGAGGGGTCTTATGGGGGAGCCGGACGATATCAGACCAAAACAGGATGACTTCCATGAATTTCCATCATCTTGCATCTGCTCAAGAAAACCTGGGAACATATCGGCCACAACATGA
- the LOC103648465 gene encoding malate dehydrogenase, cytoplasmic, translating into MLPSSLLQRLASWCPWLLRDEPKQPVKVLVTGAAGQIGYAIVAMIARGLMLGPDQPVVLHMLDLPKSTDALSGVRMELIDAALPLLRGVVATSDEAEAFRGVSFAVLIGGWPRKEGMQRKDLIANNVPIYQSQAFALQQHAAPNCKVLVVANPANTNALVLKELAPAVPAKNITCLTRLDHNRALGQISEKLGVHVGDVRNAIVWGNHSSTQFPDASHAIARTQHGEKPVRELIADEKWFKEEFVTVVQQRGEAVIKARKQSSSLSAASAACNHMRDWILGTPKGTWVSMGVCSDGSYGVPKGIFYSFPVTCEKGEWSIVQGEFLSLYQIGSNSSTTVLDMICLLFEVLRLMTSHDPRWSFRRMNSMKRGPWRISSSPALKAISRSLVYT; encoded by the exons ATGCTGCCAAGTTCTCTCCTCCAGAGGCTGGCAAGTTGGTGCCCGTGGTTGCTGAGAGATGAGCCGAAGCAGCCTGTTAAGGTTCTCGTCACCGGCGCTGCGG GGCAGATTGGGTACGCCATAGTCGCCATGATCGCGAGGGGTCTGATGCTTGGGCCAGACCAGCCGGTGGTTCTCCACATGCTAGACCTCCCTAAGTCGACGGACGCCCTGAGCGGCGTCAGGATGGAGCTGATCGATGCCGCGTTGCCTCTTCTCAGAG GTGTCGTGGCAACGAGCGACGAGGCCGAAGCGTTCCGAGGCGTCAGCTTCGCCGTCCTGATCGGCGGATGGCCGAGGAAAGAGGGGATGCAGAGGAAAGACCTCATCGCCAATAACGTCCCCATATACCAGTCCCAGGCCTTTGCGCTGCAGCAGCACGCTGCCCCAAACTGCAAG GTTCTTGTCGTGGCAAACCCTGCGAACACGAACGCGCTCGTGCTGAAGGAGTTGGCGCCCGCGGTGCCCGCCAAGAACATCACCTGCCTCACGCGTCTCGACCACAACCGCGCCCTGGGCCAGATCTCCGAGAAGCTGGGCGTgcacgtcggcgacgtcaggaacGCCATAGTGTGGGGGAACCACTCCTCTACGCAGTTCCCCGACGCCAGCCACGCTATCGCCAGGACGCAGCACGGGGAGAAGCCCGTCAGGGAGCTCATCGCCGACGAGAAATG GTTTAAGGAGGAGTTTGTCACCGTCGTACAGCAGCGCGGCGAGGCGGTGATCAAGGCGCGCAAGCAGTCCAGTTCGCTGTCCGCCGCCAGCGCAGCCTGTAATCACATGAGAGACTGGATCCTTGGCACCCCGAAG GGCACGTGGGTGTCTATGGGTGTGTGCTCTGACGGGAGCTATGGCGTTCCCAAGGGCATCTTCTACTCATTTCCGGTGACATGCGAGAAGGGAGAGTGGTCTATCGTGCAGGGTGAGTTCTTATCATTATACCAGATTGGTAGCAACAGCAGCACCACCGTTCTTGACATGATCTGTTTATTGTTCGAGGTCTTGAGGTTGATGACTTCGCACGATCCAAGATGGAGCTTTCGGCGAATGAACTCGATGAAGAGAGGTCCATGGCGTATTAGTTCGTCGCCAGCTCTGAAAGCCATCAGTAGATCACTTGTGTATACATGA